The DNA region TTCCGAGTCCGAAGATACTCCATTTTCTATACTTGGACTTTGTTTAATAGGTCAGTCTTGAACGGCCGGAAGGTCTTAAGGTTATACACGACCCCAGCGATCGAACCGGCTAATGCCAGGAGAGTAACCACGAGGCATGCAATGCTCAGTGTTCGTAGGCAGACCCATCTTATGCTCCATTTCTTGATGCCCTTCTGTTTAATGTACATCTCGATCGGGAAATAGACCGTGAGAGGCCAGAATCCTATTGCCCCTAGGATCCCAACTATATCATTAAAGAATGGGAGAAGCATTGAAATTATAGTGGTGAGGCACACAAAGATCGTTCTGTTCACCATCCTGAGGCGGTTTAGCTTCCAGCTGACACCCGGGATTGGGACATTGAATTCCTTGGTGATGAAGTCACTGTCAGGCCAGCGATTAGCAGTTGAATCCTCAATGAAGGCAAAGAGGGGCTGGCAGTAGACCTGGTATGCCCCGACAAGGTGGATGGCGATGGCTGCATTTGCAATGTCGAGGATCCAGAAGGCTTTGAAGTAGCCGAAGCCGCTAAGGAGATTCCCAGGGGCAAGATCTCCAAAGGCTGCATAGCCCATGCACCCGCAGAGCATGTAGAAAATGGCCGTGGCTACAGAGCTGAGTAACGTAGCCTTCTTCATCGTCTTAGATTCTGCTGGTGGAGATTTTATGACATCCTGCCACAGAGAGAGTGATCTGTGTAAATTTCGCTTCCGGTATGTCTCTTAAATATGGTGCTTGGTTCGTGGTAAACATCAATTCGACAGGGATAACTGTAATTTCAGGAAAATAATTCGTGAAGGAGATAGGAGCTAGCATACCTGAATTTCAATGAGGACGAGAGCAAATGAGTAAGCAAATGCAATGTTTCCAAGAGCTTGGAAGATTCTCCACATCCTTTGGGCCTCTGTGATCGTTCCGACGCTTATCCCCGTGAGAGTGCCCTTGAAAGTCCCGGAAGCTGCCAATCGAAAATCGAAGCTTCTGTTGATTATTGTCAAGTCTTATATTATGAGACACGATAAGAACCTAATCTGAAGAACCGATTCTTCACCTGCAACTTTGGTGATTCCAAGGGCGAGGCCGATGCCTGAGTAGGTGAAGGACATGATAGAAGCCACAATCGAGAGCCACCATATGTGAGTAAAGTTTGGAATCTGAGACAGCACAATCTGAATCACCCCAAACGCAATCATGTATCGGTTGCTCGACACGGGGCATGGGTCCTGCCCTCCGCTGTCACGTAAACAAGAGGATTGCTCGATTGCCCTGCCGATCAAAAAAATCACAACCAAATAAGGCAACGtactttttttgttctttattctttttcacCTTCCCATTCGGAAAAAAGAAGCATATATGATTGGATCCTGAAGAAGGAAAACAACAAAGGGAGTTCAACCTACATCATGCTGAGAACTGCTCCGATGGTGTATCCAATGCCAGTTCCGAACAGGTCCACGTGCTGGATGGTACCACAGAGCTTGAACCTTGCTCCACCTGCAAAGGAACACCGAAACAAAACAAATTGATTATGGTAGGAACATCGCAATAATCATCAAACGGGACGCTTGCTGACGCATTTGTTACTGAGAACAGCTGTGATTACCAAGAATAGAATGGACAGCATTCATGTAAGTGTAGTTCCTCTTTCCGGATACAGGATCACCCGTTCGGTAGCAGTCTGCCAGAAGGGTGGCGGTGTAGTAACTGATGACAGAGAACAGGAGCAAGGCTATTGGGCCTGCGACCCAGCCGAGCTGAGCAACAGACCATGGAAGTGAAAGCACCCCGGACCCTATGACCGCCGTTATAATGTGGGCACTTGCCGTCCAAATAGTCCCTGCAAACAAGACAGCAGTGGTGTCAGCTGCAAACCTTCCAGAAGACGAGAGGGGATGAAACAAAGAGGAAGCTGTGGTACTGGCGAGGGGGTTAATAATTACCGGTTCTCTTGAGGCGGCCGTCGTCATCGAAGGAGTTGGAGCTGCCGATCTGTGGAAGCATGTTCTCACTCATCTTAGCTCaggggtaaaaaaaaaatggcagaGCCAAGATGGGGAGAGAGAACCAAGGAGATGATGTGCATGAATGGGAAATGTTTTGAACAAATGAAGGTTTTTAAAGAGGTTTTCTATTTCTATTTTGGGGTGAATTTGTGTTCTTTTTGCCCTCTTAATTCCTATGGGACAACCAACAAAAGTTGTCAAAGTCCAACAAATGTTGACCACAATGTCTCACTCAttcacagagagagagagagagagagagagagagagagtgaaagagATAAAAGGGAGGGGGTTGAAAGAACACACGGGTGAATGGAATGGAGGGAGAGCGTCTTCCTCCAAATCCTTCCCTCTTCCTCCAATTTCCTTCGAAGGCATTCTCCCAAACATGGTATTAAGGTTAGGTCCAATCAACTTGAAAGTGATGAATCTCAAAACCAATCTTAGTTAATATGATATCCAACATGAGGAAGTGACTAGTTTAGAGTGAAAATCACCATCATATACAAGCCCAATTGTACCATACAATTAAGCAAGGCGATTCTTTTGTCTTCTTAGTAATTACCAAAACTAGTAGatgtttataatattttttgattttgagaatatctatatctatatctatattgaTAGGTATCGATATATTGATATCGATATATATAGAGCAAAATACAACGTGGGTCTAGCCGGATGGCCTCGGAACGTTCCATTTTCTAAtggaattttcttaattttttgagtttttaaaattttaaataatcttttattataaaattagtaaaaatttttcgaaattatttttgacTATAACATTCCATTTAAGGAAGacaaaaaatatcataaaatgtGTTGGATATTATGGTGATCAACACTTGAAGGCGATATGAATTTTCTGAATGGAAATTtctaggtttttattttttaatttcggaattatttttaataaaaattattttaaaaatatctcaccataaaattcaattcccgatttcttcaattttttgagtttttaaaattttaaattatcttttattataaaattagcaacaaaatctttcgaaaatattttctgttataatattccattttaaaagacaaaaatatcataaaatccTTTGGATACTATGGTGATCTCCAATTGAAGtaatatgaattttatgaatgaaattttctcggtttttatttttattattttcggaattatttttaataaaaatattttttaaagaaatctcatcataaaatccgatttcttgatttctttaatttttataatttatataacataatgaatttgaaataaacaaaaaggttttattatatgtatagatattattcaataatcttgaatttttaaagtaaataTCAATATTTCATCACATGAATATTAAAAGC from Punica granatum isolate Tunisia-2019 chromosome 3, ASM765513v2, whole genome shotgun sequence includes:
- the LOC116199212 gene encoding amino acid permease 2-like, producing MSENMLPQIGSSNSFDDDGRLKRTGTIWTASAHIITAVIGSGVLSLPWSVAQLGWVAGPIALLLFSVISYYTATLLADCYRTGDPVSGKRNYTYMNAVHSILGGARFKLCGTIQHVDLFGTGIGYTIGAVLSMMAIEQSSCLRDSGGQDPCPVSSNRYMIAFGVIQIVLSQIPNFTHIWWLSIVASIMSFTYSGIGLALGITKVAASGTFKGTLTGISVGTITEAQRMWRIFQALGNIAFAYSFALVLIEIQDVIKSPPAESKTMKKATLLSSVATAIFYMLCGCMGYAAFGDLAPGNLLSGFGYFKAFWILDIANAAIAIHLVGAYQVYCQPLFAFIEDSTANRWPDSDFITKEFNVPIPGVSWKLNRLRMVNRTIFVCLTTIISMLLPFFNDIVGILGAIGFWPLTVYFPIEMYIKQKGIKKWSIRWVCLRTLSIACLVVTLLALAGSIAGVVYNLKTFRPFKTDLLNKVQV